A region of Allocoleopsis franciscana PCC 7113 DNA encodes the following proteins:
- a CDS encoding alpha-ketoacid dehydrogenase subunit beta, producing MAETLFFNALRAAIDEEMARDEAVFVLGEDVGHYGGSYKVTKDLYKKYGDLRVLDTPIAENSFTGLAVGAAMTGLRPIIEGMNMGFLLLAFNQISNNAGMLRYTSGGNFKIPMVIRGPGGVGRQLGAEHSQRLEAYFQAVPGLKIVACSTPYNAKGLLKSAIRDDNPVLFFEHVLLYNLKEDLPDEEYLVPLDKAEVVRKGKDVTILTYSRMRHHVMQAVKPLEKEGFDPEVIDLISLKPLDFDTIGASIRKTHRVIVVEECMKTGGIGAELIASINDRLFDELDAPVLRLSSQDIPTPYNGILENLTIVQPQQIVEAVQKMVASRV from the coding sequence ATGGCAGAAACACTTTTCTTTAACGCCCTACGCGCCGCCATTGATGAAGAAATGGCACGCGATGAAGCTGTATTTGTACTCGGTGAAGATGTCGGTCACTACGGTGGTTCCTACAAAGTCACCAAAGATCTGTATAAAAAATACGGTGATCTTCGGGTTCTGGATACCCCGATTGCGGAAAACAGCTTTACTGGTCTAGCCGTTGGTGCAGCCATGACGGGTTTACGACCCATTATTGAAGGTATGAATATGGGCTTTTTGCTCCTTGCCTTCAACCAAATTTCCAACAACGCGGGGATGCTGCGTTATACATCCGGTGGGAACTTCAAAATTCCCATGGTGATTCGTGGCCCAGGTGGGGTTGGTCGTCAGTTGGGGGCTGAACACTCCCAGCGACTAGAAGCTTACTTTCAGGCGGTTCCGGGCTTAAAAATCGTCGCCTGCTCAACCCCTTACAATGCCAAAGGACTGCTTAAATCGGCAATTCGGGACGACAATCCCGTTTTATTCTTTGAGCATGTCCTGCTTTACAACCTCAAAGAAGACCTGCCTGATGAGGAGTACTTGGTTCCTCTCGATAAAGCAGAGGTCGTCCGCAAGGGGAAAGATGTCACCATTCTCACCTACTCTCGGATGCGTCATCACGTCATGCAAGCCGTGAAGCCGCTGGAAAAAGAAGGGTTTGATCCAGAGGTGATTGACTTGATTTCCTTGAAGCCATTAGATTTTGACACCATCGGGGCTTCCATTCGCAAAACCCACCGGGTGATTGTGGTGGAAGAATGCATGAAAACTGGGGGTATTGGAGCCGAATTAATTGCGTCGATTAATGATCGATTGTTTGATGAACTCGATGCGCCAGTGCTGCGGCTGTCTTCTCAGGATATCCCAACCCCTTACAACGGTATTCTGGAAAATCTAACGATTGTGCAACCCCAGCAAATTGTGGAAGCTGTACAAAAGATGGTGGCATCGCGGGTTTAA
- the secD gene encoding protein translocase subunit SecD: MQKQRWILALILALVIGAIWVLVQVKIPLGLDLRGGAQLTIQVKTTKEIKQITPRQLEDVLAVVENRVNGLGVSEPVVQSVGSDQILVQLPGVSDPQQAERVLGGTAQLEFRQQKPGADYYQLMAEMQARDALVQQQAQLSKTGDEKAIAENKAALERSNQAIAELFEPADLTGKNLRDALPEPTQTGDNWKVAIRFDAEGAEKFAQLTKELAGTGRSIGIFLDQALISAPTVGPEYAQAGITGGGAEISGRYTAQSANEFAVQLRGGALPVPVEIVENRTVGATLGRDSIQRSLYAGIGGLVLVLVFMGVYYRLPGLIADVSLIIYALLTMAVFALLGVTLTLPGIAGFILSIGMAVDANVLIFERTREEIRAGKTLYRSVESGFYRAFSSILDGNVTTVIACAALFWQGSGLVKGFALTLGLGVAVSMFTALTCSRTFMLLLVLGFPGLRQKPELFVPNPPVSVNS; the protein is encoded by the coding sequence ATGCAAAAACAGCGTTGGATATTAGCCCTGATTTTAGCCCTGGTGATTGGGGCGATCTGGGTGCTTGTGCAGGTGAAAATTCCCTTAGGATTAGACTTGCGGGGGGGCGCACAGTTGACCATTCAGGTCAAGACCACAAAAGAAATTAAGCAAATCACGCCTAGGCAACTAGAAGACGTTCTAGCTGTCGTTGAAAATCGGGTGAACGGCCTTGGGGTTTCAGAACCAGTGGTGCAGAGTGTTGGTTCCGATCAAATCTTGGTACAGCTACCTGGGGTGAGTGACCCGCAACAGGCCGAACGGGTGCTGGGTGGCACCGCACAATTGGAATTCCGCCAGCAGAAACCCGGAGCCGATTATTATCAGCTAATGGCTGAAATGCAGGCGCGAGACGCCTTGGTGCAGCAACAGGCTCAGTTGAGTAAGACCGGGGACGAAAAAGCGATCGCAGAGAATAAAGCGGCTCTGGAGCGCAGCAACCAAGCGATCGCAGAATTGTTTGAACCGGCTGATCTGACGGGGAAAAATCTTAGAGATGCTCTGCCTGAACCGACTCAAACCGGTGATAACTGGAAAGTTGCCATCCGTTTTGACGCCGAAGGAGCCGAAAAATTTGCTCAGCTAACCAAGGAACTGGCGGGAACCGGTCGCAGTATTGGTATTTTCCTCGATCAGGCTCTGATTAGCGCCCCCACCGTCGGACCCGAATATGCCCAAGCGGGTATCACGGGTGGCGGTGCTGAGATTAGTGGTCGCTATACAGCCCAATCAGCCAACGAATTTGCCGTGCAGCTACGGGGGGGTGCCTTACCTGTACCGGTGGAAATTGTAGAGAACCGCACGGTGGGTGCAACGTTAGGACGAGATAGTATCCAACGAAGTCTCTATGCCGGGATTGGCGGTCTGGTTTTAGTATTAGTGTTTATGGGCGTCTATTACCGCCTGCCCGGTTTAATTGCTGACGTTTCCTTAATCATCTACGCCCTGTTGACGATGGCGGTTTTTGCTCTGTTGGGTGTTACTTTAACCCTGCCGGGAATTGCTGGTTTTATCCTGAGTATTGGCATGGCGGTTGATGCGAACGTGCTGATTTTTGAACGGACACGAGAAGAAATAAGAGCGGGTAAGACTTTGTATCGCTCGGTTGAATCAGGATTTTACCGGGCATTCTCTAGCATTTTGGACGGTAACGTGACTACAGTGATTGCTTGTGCCGCCTTATTTTGGCAAGGGTCTGGTTTAGTGAAGGGTTTTGCACTGACACTTGGTTTAGGGGTGGCGGTGAGTATGTTTACGGCGCTCACCTGTAGCCGCACCTTTATGCTGCTGCTGGTTTTGGGATTTCCTGGGTTGCGCCAAAAGCCTGAACTCTTTGTTCCCAACCCACCAGTATCAGTGAACTCATAG
- the secF gene encoding protein translocase subunit SecF: MKLNIIKQRSLWWSISATMILAGIISMVISTANLGSPLRLGLDFVGGTRLQFELDCSKSDNCNKPIDVQAVRQVLDAEGLGNSSIQVLDQQGDREPGVTIRTKSLDYAKRTQLQNNLSEKIGAFDPKTLQIDTVGPTLGRQLFISGLIAIILSFAGILIYLTFRFQFDYAFFAFVALFHDVLITVGIFSILGLVLGVEIDSLFVVAILTIIGFSVNDTVVIYDRVREVIKEHPDMHINQVVDDAVNQTLSRSINTTLTTLLTLVSIFLFGGETLKYFALALIVGFIAGAYSSIFVASTMLAWWRERQSKAA; encoded by the coding sequence ATGAAACTTAATATAATCAAACAGCGATCGCTCTGGTGGTCGATCTCTGCCACGATGATTCTTGCTGGCATCATCAGTATGGTGATTTCCACCGCAAATCTGGGTTCTCCTTTACGCCTGGGTTTGGATTTTGTCGGTGGTACGCGGCTGCAATTTGAGTTAGATTGCTCGAAATCCGATAACTGCAACAAACCCATCGACGTTCAAGCGGTTCGGCAAGTCTTAGATGCTGAGGGGTTGGGCAACAGCAGCATCCAAGTTTTAGATCAACAAGGGGACAGAGAACCAGGGGTGACGATTCGCACCAAGTCATTAGATTACGCGAAGCGTACCCAGCTACAAAATAATTTGAGCGAAAAAATTGGCGCTTTTGACCCTAAAACTCTGCAAATTGACACGGTAGGGCCAACCTTGGGTCGTCAGCTATTTATTTCAGGTCTAATAGCGATTATTCTCTCTTTTGCAGGCATCCTTATCTACCTGACCTTCCGGTTCCAATTCGACTACGCTTTCTTCGCCTTCGTTGCCTTATTCCACGATGTCTTAATCACCGTTGGCATCTTCTCTATCCTGGGTTTGGTGTTAGGTGTGGAAATTGATAGCCTCTTCGTCGTTGCCATCCTGACGATTATTGGTTTCTCAGTCAACGATACGGTGGTGATTTACGACCGAGTGCGGGAGGTAATCAAGGAGCATCCAGACATGCACATTAACCAAGTGGTGGATGATGCCGTGAATCAAACCCTAAGTCGCTCGATTAATACCACCTTAACAACGTTGCTGACATTGGTTTCGATCTTCCTGTTTGGAGGAGAAACCCTCAAGTATTTTGCCTTAGCCTTGATTGTGGGCTTTATTGCAGGTGCTTATTCCAGTATTTTTGTTGCGAGTACGATGCTTGCCTGGTGGCGAGAGCGCCAGAGCAAAGCCGCATAA